GAGCTGCTCGCCCAGATGCTGAAGAAACCTTAGCGCCGGCGCACCAGCGCGAGACAGATAGGCGGCGCGCCGACCCGTTCAACCCGCGCCGCCTTCATTGTTTCTGAATTCAGGCCGGAGGCCGCTCCACGATCGCTGCGACGATCCGCCGCACGACCGGCAACACCGCCAGCAGAACGGGAAAGGCGACAATCCACGACAATCCCCACGCCGCCATCCACGCGCGAGGGAAGTCCTCCGAAAAGCCAAGGCCACGTGCCGTAGCGATCGCCGACACGA
This is a stretch of genomic DNA from Sphingomonas sp. BT-65. It encodes these proteins:
- a CDS encoding DUF2798 domain-containing protein, translated to MPSKFRLRRLPARHAGLVSALILSVMMTFVVSAIATARGLGFSEDFPRAWMAAWGLSWIVAFPVLLAVLPVVRRIVAAIVERPPA